One window from the genome of Gimesia aquarii encodes:
- a CDS encoding HD domain-containing protein → MDILHSPVVEQAIRLAAMAHKSQKRKASGIPYISHPMSVCLILTKAGFHDEDILAAAVLHDVVEDTNFTIEQLTEHFSEEVIQYVSEMTEQKETTEGEKRSWRERKQDHIEVMQQATLGARAIELADKLHNLEAMLFDLRSEDIDEFWKHFGASPTEIIQYYRSMIDAAGQSDQQLETLVHNCNARLDELKKYLP, encoded by the coding sequence ATGGACATTCTTCATTCTCCTGTGGTCGAACAGGCGATCCGATTGGCCGCAATGGCCCACAAATCTCAAAAGCGAAAAGCATCAGGAATTCCATATATTTCGCATCCTATGAGTGTGTGCCTGATCTTAACAAAGGCTGGTTTTCATGATGAGGATATTCTCGCTGCTGCCGTCCTTCACGACGTCGTTGAAGATACAAACTTCACAATTGAGCAACTCACAGAGCATTTTTCTGAAGAAGTGATACAGTATGTCAGTGAAATGACAGAGCAAAAAGAGACAACCGAGGGAGAAAAGCGGAGTTGGCGTGAGCGTAAACAGGACCATATTGAAGTCATGCAACAGGCGACTCTGGGAGCGCGAGCAATTGAATTAGCGGATAAGCTGCATAATCTGGAAGCGATGCTGTTCGATTTACGATCAGAAGATATTGATGAATTTTGGAAACACTTTGGTGCCAGTCCGACTGAAATTATTCAATATTATCGTTCTATGATTGATGCGGCTGGGCAGTCGGACCAACAATTAGAAACCCTGGTACACAATTGTAATGCACGACTCGATGAATTGAAAAAATATCTTCCGTGA
- a CDS encoding ABC transporter ATP-binding protein produces the protein MSNRQPNAFHRAFPAREFFRGSARSVLFWSLFNGLLLSLILVDLFLIIDLLNHRGKITVRGEQNVLALQDIRSVEAPVIVPEQEAKPENELDEAGTDEAKSEEGSRKSAEIEKGNTETPAPENPNYLNLTDTGILPSVWWVQVKYQNGILKQLYQRFPLLQENQSALFTLILVALVLASLRVLIRWRSRQLSLKISRHVSMTLRSMIHRQALRLGPGDLSGKETDQAFNLFIKDVEVVENGVFQWVYRLSQHPVTLLILFLFAVSIDWRLTFQCVIPLAAAWYFLLQYRKNYELQHAKTLVSIESELSLLAENLRSTRLVRGYGMETVEHDRFQKHLEKYSENTTNLKRVEGWVHRIARGLAVFCSCLVIFLVGYKVLLNPESLPFSAAILIVGIFAFFYLPVNGLYELIGVRTEANIAASSVYRYLNKIPEVSQAVGAKFLEPVSQSLQFENVSYRLSSQEPEILSGFDLKIPAGTTTAFVSLEALAPRAASYLIPRFIEPKSGRVLMDGEDSAWVTLESLRAEAIYVGGNDLCLTGTVKENIRCGDERYSLQEVIAASKEAHAHQFIQNLPQGYETALGQNGEELTIGECFRLGLARALLRKPALLVIEEPEGSLDEDTKTLLEDAYSRIFQDRTIFIIPSRITTLRNADQVVLIHDGKVEAVDTQSNLLKKSALYRHWEYTRFNQFRHLQEPSNGR, from the coding sequence GTGTCAAATCGTCAGCCCAACGCATTCCATCGCGCATTTCCTGCGCGGGAATTCTTTCGTGGGTCGGCTAGATCAGTATTGTTCTGGTCACTTTTTAATGGCTTGTTGCTATCTCTGATACTGGTCGATTTGTTCCTCATTATTGACTTACTCAACCATCGAGGAAAAATTACTGTTCGTGGAGAACAAAATGTCCTGGCTCTTCAGGATATCAGATCCGTTGAAGCTCCTGTCATTGTCCCCGAGCAGGAAGCCAAACCAGAGAATGAGCTAGATGAGGCAGGAACAGATGAGGCCAAATCTGAAGAAGGGTCTCGAAAATCAGCAGAAATAGAAAAAGGCAATACTGAGACACCTGCTCCCGAAAATCCGAACTACCTTAATTTGACTGATACGGGGATTTTACCATCGGTGTGGTGGGTCCAAGTCAAATATCAGAATGGAATACTGAAGCAACTCTACCAACGTTTCCCTTTACTTCAGGAAAATCAGTCTGCCCTGTTTACCTTGATCCTTGTGGCATTAGTTCTGGCAAGTTTACGAGTTTTAATTCGTTGGAGATCCAGACAACTCAGCCTGAAGATTTCTCGTCATGTTTCAATGACGCTCCGAAGTATGATTCATCGACAAGCGCTTCGATTGGGACCGGGAGATTTATCAGGCAAAGAAACCGACCAGGCTTTCAATTTGTTTATTAAGGATGTCGAGGTTGTGGAGAATGGCGTTTTCCAATGGGTCTATCGCTTGTCTCAACATCCCGTCACACTCTTAATACTGTTTTTATTCGCGGTATCAATTGATTGGAGGCTCACCTTTCAATGTGTCATACCATTAGCGGCCGCCTGGTACTTTTTACTGCAGTACCGCAAAAATTATGAACTTCAACATGCCAAAACACTCGTATCAATTGAATCCGAATTGTCATTGTTAGCTGAAAACTTGCGAAGTACACGTTTGGTTCGTGGGTATGGAATGGAAACAGTAGAGCATGATCGTTTCCAGAAACATCTTGAAAAATATTCGGAGAACACGACCAATTTAAAACGAGTTGAAGGTTGGGTTCACCGCATTGCTCGCGGACTGGCGGTATTCTGCTCTTGCCTGGTGATATTTTTAGTAGGCTATAAAGTGCTGCTGAATCCAGAGAGTTTGCCGTTCTCTGCAGCGATTTTAATCGTGGGCATCTTTGCTTTTTTCTATTTGCCAGTCAACGGGCTCTATGAATTGATCGGAGTACGTACGGAAGCCAATATTGCTGCGAGTTCTGTATATCGATATCTCAACAAGATTCCCGAAGTGAGTCAGGCAGTCGGAGCCAAGTTCCTGGAGCCAGTGTCGCAGTCGCTTCAATTTGAAAATGTGAGCTATCGTTTATCCTCACAAGAGCCTGAAATTCTCAGTGGCTTTGATTTAAAGATTCCTGCAGGAACGACCACGGCTTTTGTCTCCCTTGAAGCACTCGCACCACGTGCAGCGAGTTACCTGATTCCACGATTCATAGAACCGAAGTCAGGACGGGTTCTAATGGATGGTGAAGACAGCGCCTGGGTGACCTTAGAATCGCTCAGAGCAGAAGCCATCTATGTTGGCGGAAACGACCTTTGTCTGACTGGAACGGTAAAAGAAAATATTCGATGTGGTGATGAACGTTATTCATTACAGGAAGTGATCGCTGCTTCAAAAGAGGCACACGCGCATCAATTCATCCAAAATTTACCACAAGGCTATGAGACTGCTTTAGGGCAGAATGGCGAAGAATTAACAATCGGTGAGTGCTTCCGTTTGGGGTTAGCAAGGGCTTTGTTAAGAAAGCCCGCTTTGTTAGTGATCGAAGAACCAGAGGGATCGCTCGACGAGGATACAAAAACACTCTTGGAAGATGCGTACTCACGAATTTTTCAGGACCGTACAATTTTTATTATTCCTTCTCGGATTACGACACTCCGCAATGCGGATCAAGTGGTATTGATACATGATGGAAAAGTGGAAGCGGTGGATACTCAGTCAAATTTGTTAAAGAAGTCAGCTTTGTATCGACATTGGGAATACACTCGATTTAATCAGTTCAGGCATTTGCAGGAACCTTCAAACGGACGTTGA
- a CDS encoding ABC transporter permease, which yields MENLLVFSAENADLTVQWWLTGAGVLLYFIALFGVTAYTQSGVIARATTKEAIRQPVFLLLLSLGLVLLLLNTFLPFFSMGDDVKMLMDCGLATILICSLLLAVWSASTSIADEIEGKTAMTLLSKPINRRQFIVGKYLGILKAVVWLMLPLVITFLLLVYFKVGYDAREASKDVPTHAEKMAAVWLILPGILLIYMEVAILTAISVAISTRLPMMVNMIVCFGVYIIGHLTPNLVQAKAEGLEFVKFTGQLIATILPNLDNFNVSPAVATGTIVPPVYIGHSALSCLLYSGIAILVAFILFEDRDLA from the coding sequence ATGGAAAACCTTTTGGTTTTTTCTGCTGAAAATGCTGACCTAACTGTGCAATGGTGGCTCACAGGAGCAGGGGTGTTGCTCTATTTCATTGCGTTATTTGGGGTGACGGCATATACCCAGTCAGGTGTTATTGCCAGAGCCACAACGAAAGAGGCAATTCGCCAGCCCGTGTTTTTACTTTTACTGTCGCTGGGTTTGGTTTTGCTTTTATTGAATACGTTCCTGCCATTCTTTTCGATGGGTGATGATGTCAAAATGTTGATGGACTGCGGCTTGGCTACGATTTTGATTTGTAGCCTACTTCTTGCAGTCTGGTCTGCCAGTACAAGTATTGCAGACGAGATTGAAGGCAAAACCGCAATGACATTGTTGTCCAAGCCCATTAACCGCCGTCAATTTATCGTGGGAAAATATCTAGGTATTCTGAAAGCCGTTGTTTGGCTAATGCTTCCTTTAGTGATTACCTTTCTGTTACTCGTTTATTTCAAGGTTGGGTATGATGCGAGAGAAGCTTCCAAAGACGTTCCGACGCACGCAGAAAAAATGGCTGCTGTCTGGCTGATTTTGCCGGGAATTCTTTTGATTTATATGGAAGTTGCTATCTTGACTGCAATCAGTGTTGCGATTTCCACTCGATTGCCGATGATGGTGAACATGATTGTTTGTTTTGGTGTCTACATCATTGGGCACCTGACACCAAACCTAGTCCAGGCCAAAGCAGAAGGGCTGGAGTTCGTAAAATTTACAGGTCAGCTGATCGCTACGATTCTGCCGAACCTTGATAACTTTAATGTCTCACCAGCGGTAGCAACTGGGACAATCGTTCCGCCAGTCTATATTGGTCATTCCGCTTTAAGCTGTCTGCTTTATTCCGGAATTGCGATTTTGGTTGCCTTTATCCTTTTTGAAGATCGTGACCTTGCCTGA
- a CDS encoding DUF3124 domain-containing protein, with amino-acid sequence MRQQKREYSNSFLWFMDNWIGLFFFVFFAFGVIVGGALYLDSRLAEIEDHLQYVPPRSYEPPNLNDYQAGNISLEKLPIRQLVYVPSYSHIYYHGGSPLLLETTLSIRNIDLDQPIYLNSIEYFNTQGKLVKKYLEQKIKLAPLQTIEFLVEDRDSSGGSGANFLVEWFSESEVNKPIIETVMIGTSGSQAISFTRTGADISSSNGRSTRSK; translated from the coding sequence ATGAGGCAGCAGAAAAGAGAATATTCTAACAGTTTTCTCTGGTTTATGGATAATTGGATTGGACTGTTTTTTTTCGTCTTCTTCGCATTTGGTGTTATTGTCGGAGGCGCTCTTTATCTTGATTCTCGACTTGCAGAAATTGAAGATCATCTTCAATATGTTCCACCACGGAGCTATGAGCCACCCAATCTGAATGACTATCAAGCAGGAAATATCTCATTAGAGAAATTACCAATACGGCAATTGGTTTATGTCCCCTCTTATTCGCACATTTACTATCACGGTGGATCACCGTTGCTGCTTGAAACAACACTCAGTATTCGTAATATCGATCTTGATCAGCCGATTTACCTGAACTCGATTGAGTATTTCAATACTCAAGGCAAACTGGTTAAGAAGTATCTTGAGCAAAAGATAAAGTTAGCTCCTCTGCAAACGATTGAGTTCTTAGTCGAGGATCGCGATAGTTCTGGTGGATCTGGAGCCAATTTCCTTGTCGAATGGTTTTCGGAGAGCGAAGTTAACAAACCAATCATAGAAACGGTAATGATTGGGACGTCTGGATCGCAGGCGATCAGTTTTACAAGAACGGGAGCCGATATTTCATCCTCAAATGGTAGAAGCACCCGGTCAAAATAG
- a CDS encoding carbon storage regulator, with the protein MLVLSRKPGERIRIGDDVTLTIVRIGPNSVRLGIDAPRSMSIVREELCVNFSDLPEASHMTEKTPSP; encoded by the coding sequence ATGCTTGTATTATCACGTAAGCCCGGTGAACGAATTCGAATTGGCGATGATGTAACTTTAACGATTGTTCGAATAGGCCCGAACTCAGTTAGGTTAGGGATTGACGCTCCTCGAAGCATGAGTATCGTGCGCGAAGAACTCTGTGTTAATTTTTCTGATTTGCCAGAGGCCAGTCACATGACAGAGAAAACTCCTTCGCCTTAA
- a CDS encoding Gfo/Idh/MocA family protein, giving the protein MIRIGIIGIGFMGMAHYEGAKKLKGAKVTAIATRDSKKLAGDWSSIEGNFGPRGGQEDLSKVKQYKDYHDLLADPEIDLVDICLPTEMHEKVALDSIRAGKHTLVEKPIAIDLKAANKMVNAAKKAGVQFMVAQVLPFFPEFQFAVECVRSNKYGKLLAAHFRRVMAPPKWSENIEDFQKLGGWGIDLHIHDNHLISLMCGVPRKVTSRGIENQGYVNHVHTVYDYDEPNLAISCVSGGIAARGLEFAHGYELYFEDATVLFGAGTMGVGKKKEWVVSQPLTLITQKGRLQHPKLKGGDAWFAAFTLELQAAVNALESGEEPEALSGALARDALKICYAEAKSIQTGRSIPVK; this is encoded by the coding sequence ATGATTCGGATCGGGATTATCGGTATTGGTTTTATGGGAATGGCTCATTATGAAGGAGCAAAAAAACTCAAAGGAGCCAAAGTTACGGCAATCGCAACACGTGATTCCAAAAAACTGGCGGGAGACTGGAGCAGCATCGAGGGAAATTTTGGACCACGTGGCGGACAGGAAGATTTATCCAAAGTCAAACAATATAAAGACTATCATGATTTGCTGGCCGACCCTGAGATTGACCTGGTTGATATCTGTTTGCCAACAGAAATGCATGAGAAAGTCGCCCTCGATTCTATCCGAGCAGGAAAACATACACTTGTTGAGAAACCAATTGCCATCGACCTCAAAGCAGCCAATAAAATGGTAAATGCAGCTAAGAAAGCAGGCGTACAGTTTATGGTGGCCCAGGTACTCCCCTTTTTCCCCGAATTCCAGTTCGCTGTCGAATGTGTTCGGAGTAATAAATACGGAAAACTTTTAGCCGCTCATTTCCGACGTGTCATGGCACCTCCGAAATGGTCGGAAAATATAGAAGACTTCCAGAAACTGGGAGGTTGGGGAATCGATCTGCATATTCATGACAATCATCTGATCAGCCTGATGTGCGGTGTCCCTCGAAAAGTCACTTCGCGGGGAATTGAAAACCAGGGTTATGTCAATCATGTTCACACTGTCTATGATTACGATGAACCCAACCTGGCAATTAGTTGTGTGAGCGGAGGTATTGCGGCACGTGGTCTTGAATTTGCTCATGGCTACGAACTCTATTTTGAAGATGCCACAGTATTGTTTGGTGCTGGCACAATGGGCGTCGGTAAAAAGAAAGAATGGGTTGTCAGCCAGCCTCTGACACTGATTACTCAAAAGGGCCGCTTGCAACACCCGAAACTAAAAGGAGGAGATGCCTGGTTTGCCGCCTTTACGCTGGAATTGCAGGCCGCCGTAAATGCCCTTGAGTCTGGGGAAGAACCAGAGGCATTATCGGGAGCACTCGCAAGAGATGCGCTGAAAATTTGTTATGCCGAAGCCAAAAGTATCCAGACAGGCCGATCCATACCGGTGAAATAA
- a CDS encoding Gfo/Idh/MocA family protein, protein MSNQKQNRRDFMKTTAAAVAGSSVPFWFDIDPASAYKFKAANDRPVVGCIGTGSRWNGVGPNAMKYGDVIAVCDVDAAHANKARDRVKDIQGKKGNNKEVAVFEDYQKVLENPEIDIVTIVTTDHWHTKIAIEAMKAGKDVYCEKPLTLTIDEGKQIIKALKETGRVFQVGTQQRSEMGQRFLNALAIIKEGRLGKITDVECVIGGISPSGPIPVAEVPKTLNWEKWLGQAPMTNYRWKPKEGDKGNPKTRAHYEFRWWYEYSGGKMTDWGAHHVDIAQWGIGMDESGPTQVVPISAVHPVPLKDGMPTKDDAYNVASKFEVQCTFPNEVKMTIKSDGRNGILFTGTEGRIFVSRGDLTGKPVEELKNKPLSSDTITKLYKGRKPGDHMRNFYECVDAREQPISDVMTHHRAITTCHLANIAIRLNRSLEWDPKTEQIIGDDEANQWQSREQRKGYETNA, encoded by the coding sequence GTGAGTAACCAAAAGCAGAATCGTCGTGATTTTATGAAAACAACCGCTGCTGCCGTCGCGGGTAGCAGTGTTCCATTCTGGTTTGATATCGACCCTGCGAGTGCATACAAATTCAAGGCAGCCAATGATCGCCCCGTTGTGGGATGTATTGGAACGGGTAGTCGCTGGAATGGCGTTGGTCCCAACGCTATGAAATATGGCGATGTGATTGCTGTTTGCGATGTCGATGCTGCTCACGCGAATAAAGCCCGTGACCGAGTGAAAGACATCCAGGGAAAAAAGGGGAATAACAAAGAAGTTGCTGTGTTTGAAGACTATCAAAAGGTGCTTGAAAATCCGGAAATTGACATCGTGACGATTGTCACAACCGATCATTGGCATACGAAAATTGCCATTGAAGCCATGAAAGCCGGTAAAGACGTTTACTGTGAAAAACCACTGACATTGACGATCGATGAAGGTAAGCAGATCATCAAGGCTTTGAAAGAAACGGGGCGCGTCTTTCAAGTTGGTACTCAGCAGCGTAGTGAGATGGGGCAGCGCTTTCTAAATGCATTGGCTATTATTAAAGAAGGTCGGCTGGGTAAAATCACCGATGTGGAATGTGTGATTGGTGGAATTAGTCCCAGTGGTCCGATTCCCGTTGCCGAAGTCCCCAAAACATTGAATTGGGAAAAATGGCTCGGACAGGCCCCGATGACGAACTATCGTTGGAAGCCTAAAGAAGGAGACAAAGGTAATCCCAAAACGCGTGCTCATTATGAATTCCGTTGGTGGTATGAATATTCCGGCGGAAAAATGACTGACTGGGGAGCACACCATGTTGATATTGCCCAGTGGGGGATTGGCATGGATGAATCTGGACCTACACAGGTAGTGCCGATTTCCGCAGTACATCCTGTTCCTCTGAAAGACGGGATGCCAACCAAGGATGACGCTTACAACGTTGCTTCAAAATTTGAAGTACAGTGCACATTCCCGAACGAAGTCAAAATGACGATTAAAAGTGATGGGCGTAATGGAATTCTCTTTACTGGTACGGAAGGCCGAATCTTCGTCAGCCGTGGTGATTTGACCGGTAAACCTGTCGAAGAACTTAAGAACAAGCCGCTTTCCAGTGATACGATCACCAAGCTCTATAAAGGGCGTAAACCTGGTGACCATATGCGTAATTTCTATGAATGTGTTGATGCACGGGAGCAACCCATTTCCGATGTCATGACACATCATCGTGCAATTACAACCTGTCATCTGGCTAACATCGCAATTCGCTTGAATCGTTCTCTGGAATGGGATCCTAAAACCGAGCAGATCATCGGCGATGATGAAGCCAACCAGTGGCAATCTCGCGAACAACGCAAAGGTTACGAAACCAACGCGTAA
- a CDS encoding MBL fold metallo-hydrolase, which yields MLENLPLQSVKYKGLTIEGYSRAAVQSYWRVPELKLGFDMGGSPWSFMGTSTFFISHAHLDHMAALPAYVARRRMMKMSPPTIYLPEEVVDPVWNMLKSWQQLDRGRMECELVGLKDGQEVQLSREHVVTAFRTKHTVPSLGFQVWDCRKKLKSEFIGKPETEIRDARMSGVDVSEEVRVPLVCYTGDTAPAGLDHFETSFQSKVLITEMTFYRPEHRREKIHKFGHMHLDDLIERADRFQNELLILAHFSTRYHDNQVMNAIKKHLPAELRERVHLWM from the coding sequence ATGCTTGAAAATCTACCTCTGCAATCCGTGAAATATAAAGGACTCACAATTGAGGGGTATTCGCGCGCTGCAGTACAGAGTTACTGGAGAGTCCCCGAACTCAAGCTGGGGTTTGACATGGGGGGAAGCCCCTGGTCATTTATGGGGACTTCGACCTTTTTTATCTCGCACGCACATTTGGATCACATGGCAGCCTTGCCCGCTTATGTGGCGCGCCGACGTATGATGAAAATGAGTCCTCCCACTATTTATCTGCCCGAAGAAGTAGTGGATCCGGTTTGGAATATGCTAAAAAGCTGGCAGCAATTGGATCGCGGGCGTATGGAATGCGAACTGGTTGGTCTTAAGGATGGGCAAGAGGTCCAGCTTTCCAGAGAACATGTTGTAACAGCCTTTCGAACAAAGCATACAGTGCCTTCGCTTGGATTCCAGGTCTGGGATTGCCGCAAAAAATTAAAATCAGAGTTCATCGGTAAACCGGAAACGGAAATCCGTGATGCCCGTATGTCGGGCGTCGATGTCAGCGAAGAGGTTCGTGTCCCATTAGTGTGTTACACTGGAGATACCGCCCCTGCAGGCCTGGATCATTTCGAGACATCCTTTCAGTCAAAAGTTTTGATCACCGAAATGACCTTTTATCGTCCTGAACACCGCCGCGAAAAGATTCATAAATTCGGTCACATGCACCTTGATGATCTCATCGAACGTGCGGATCGATTTCAAAATGAATTGCTCATTCTCGCGCATTTCAGTACTCGCTATCATGATAATCAGGTGATGAACGCCATTAAAAAACATTTGCCCGCTGAATTACGGGAGCGCGTGCACCTTTGGATGTGA
- a CDS encoding ZIP family metal transporter, translating into MKTTLILLTCYVLAALLLLTRVVPNRFVRFKILNRFRRVFQTFSSPVTSVITVFLLSFLLSACISSFKKPIPRIHDEFSYLLAADTISQGRLTNPTHPFWKHFESFHIIHQPTYASKYPVGQGLFLALGQVLTGRPIVGAWLSVALACAAICWMLHAWVPPRWAFAGGLLSALHPIILLWGQNYWGGAVAMLGGALLFGALRRLIKHPHSGTALILGTGILILSVSRPFEGFLAAVSAAVILVIWMIKQTEFSKMVLVRFVLFPLGFTSLCIVGIIAFYNDQVTGSIFRFPYQVHEETYSQTPLFLWGTPRDANVANPHLRKFQSEWSYEMYQRQQELSGYWDTVSIKISRLLGNLIVFPLGVFLLIIPWIVKERWGCIAVTIVLLISFIDLFGATFFQPHYLAPVIPLVFFILIQGARQWRVAWWQDRNQGPVLVFGLGLIFVAMSFTKIWLFTSTPELPAQYPIALQRSELIEQLKQNQKKDLVFVKYSDDHDPHFEWIYNRANIDDAEVVWAHVLDEESNKKLREYFSDRQVWIINADDKQVKLKPFLQNSLDTKSSETRPKDSESSTFETTHNQR; encoded by the coding sequence ATGAAAACAACTTTGATTTTATTAACCTGCTATGTTCTAGCCGCATTGTTACTTCTCACGAGAGTGGTCCCCAATCGGTTTGTGCGATTCAAGATTTTAAATCGCTTTCGGAGGGTATTTCAAACATTTAGTTCTCCTGTAACATCAGTTATAACGGTCTTCCTGCTCAGCTTTTTACTTTCGGCGTGTATTTCAAGCTTCAAAAAACCAATCCCCCGAATTCATGATGAGTTTAGCTACTTGCTCGCTGCCGATACGATTTCACAGGGGAGATTGACAAATCCCACACACCCCTTCTGGAAGCACTTTGAGTCATTTCACATAATTCATCAACCAACGTATGCTTCCAAATATCCTGTCGGCCAGGGTCTGTTTCTCGCTCTCGGTCAAGTACTGACGGGACGCCCTATTGTTGGAGCCTGGTTGAGTGTCGCACTCGCGTGCGCTGCCATTTGCTGGATGCTCCATGCCTGGGTTCCCCCTCGATGGGCATTCGCCGGTGGTTTATTGTCAGCCCTCCACCCCATCATTCTACTTTGGGGACAAAATTATTGGGGTGGGGCAGTTGCGATGCTGGGTGGGGCTTTGTTGTTTGGCGCTTTACGCCGTCTAATAAAACACCCTCATTCAGGGACCGCATTAATATTGGGAACAGGAATATTGATTCTTTCTGTGAGTCGTCCTTTTGAAGGGTTTCTGGCCGCTGTTTCAGCAGCGGTGATCTTAGTGATCTGGATGATAAAACAAACAGAATTTTCCAAAATGGTATTAGTTCGCTTCGTCCTCTTTCCCCTGGGATTTACATCTTTATGTATCGTAGGAATCATTGCGTTTTATAACGATCAAGTCACAGGAAGCATCTTTCGCTTTCCTTATCAAGTGCATGAAGAAACCTATTCTCAAACCCCACTTTTTCTTTGGGGAACACCACGTGATGCAAATGTCGCCAACCCGCATTTGAGAAAATTCCAATCCGAATGGTCATATGAGATGTACCAGAGGCAACAGGAACTGAGCGGGTATTGGGATACTGTTTCAATAAAAATATCGAGACTTCTCGGCAACTTGATCGTTTTCCCTTTGGGTGTTTTCTTACTCATAATCCCCTGGATTGTCAAAGAGCGTTGGGGATGCATTGCAGTGACAATCGTGTTGTTGATCAGTTTCATTGATCTGTTTGGAGCGACTTTTTTTCAACCTCATTATCTGGCTCCAGTGATTCCTCTTGTTTTTTTCATTTTGATTCAAGGTGCACGCCAATGGCGTGTTGCCTGGTGGCAAGATCGTAATCAGGGACCGGTATTAGTATTTGGCCTGGGTTTAATCTTTGTTGCTATGAGCTTTACCAAGATTTGGCTTTTCACGTCGACACCAGAGCTCCCTGCTCAATATCCAATAGCATTACAGCGATCAGAACTGATTGAACAATTGAAACAGAATCAGAAGAAAGACCTTGTTTTTGTCAAATACTCGGACGATCATGATCCTCATTTCGAATGGATTTATAATCGTGCAAACATTGATGATGCTGAAGTTGTTTGGGCACATGTTTTAGACGAGGAATCAAACAAGAAACTCAGAGAGTATTTCTCAGATCGACAGGTTTGGATCATCAATGCGGACGACAAGCAGGTTAAACTAAAACCGTTTTTGCAAAACTCCCTCGATACAAAATCCAGTGAGACACGGCCAAAAGATTCAGAATCGTCGACTTTTGAGACTACGCATAATCAGAGATGA
- a CDS encoding acylphosphatase has translation MCADSHSPDLSPALVCLHAVFQGRVQGVGFRYRTSKLAKQHPITGFVKNMSDGTVELVAQAKNKADLDHFFDDMMLMFATNVTDVSIQEIDPDSAMQDFRIAR, from the coding sequence ATGTGCGCTGATTCGCATTCACCAGATCTATCACCGGCTTTAGTTTGCCTGCATGCGGTTTTTCAGGGACGTGTGCAGGGGGTTGGCTTTCGTTATCGGACTTCAAAGCTTGCAAAGCAGCATCCCATCACCGGATTTGTTAAGAATATGTCTGATGGCACCGTGGAATTGGTGGCTCAAGCCAAAAATAAAGCAGATCTGGACCATTTTTTCGATGATATGATGTTGATGTTTGCAACCAATGTCACCGATGTATCGATTCAGGAAATCGATCCAGATTCTGCCATGCAGGACTTCAGGATCGCACGCTGA